In Cydia fagiglandana chromosome 23, ilCydFagi1.1, whole genome shotgun sequence, the genomic window GTGGCGTGCTTTACCTGCGCGCGAATTCCGCCTTCATGGCTGTAATGATAaggtttcaattaaaataatgtattttttaaagTAGTATTAGTTATTGGTTCACTAGTTTTTCAGAACGTTTTGGAATTTTCCTTTTTTCCCGTATTTTTCAGTTTTAATGGGAAAGAAACGAAACTTTTTTAAACTATAACGACAGCGTAAAAGTCAATAGACATTTCACAAACGATCGCCAACCAGCATTTAGATAACAAAACACACGACTGTAGAAGCAGGTGTAGTTACCTCTATGGATTAAATATAAATGGAAAAATTCAGAAGTTCTTTTCAAAGTGCGTTTTTTCCGTTTAATTTCcgatttctttttgtttttttcggAGAAATGTATAAACTAAGTGACATGGTTTTTTTTTCCGAATAAAACTTAAGGAAATATGGCTTTTAGAAAAAAACGGGAATTTTTCCGGGTTTTTTCAACCCTAGTTGCAACACTTGCAACAAAccatctgtcaccgttaaaacgTTCGCAaaaaattctttattttttaGTTCACTGTAGTTCATTAAATTTTATAGTTCACTGTGGATCAGTCCGCTAATTGTAGTTGATGCAACTAGTCCTATAGTCAGTACTGACCGTCGAGTATCTCGCGCTTGATCTGCGTGAGCTGCGCGCGCATCTCGCGCAGCATGTCTTGCTTGAAAGCTTCCCACTCGGCTGCTGACACGTAGCCGCCCCCTTCACCGCCGCCGTTCACTTGCTGTACAAAAAAAACGTTACATTAATTGGCACCCAGAAATAACCACCTGGTAGTAAAATTACCGCGTAAACCAGCTGTAAATACATATCTCGCCTGAAGTGAACTCACTTGAACCTGTTCTTAGGTGCGTTCGCCTCAGACGAGGCACGTTTCCGCAAAAGTAAGTTGTATTATGTGACAATTCCTCGCGTCTTATAAATAAACATCACAAAGTTACACGAAGAAGGTTAGCTAAATCAGGCCCTAACAGGAAACGCATAATCATTTGTTTTGGAGGTCCTTAGATAAGGGGAATGATGTTAAGAAATTATGAAATACCAGTAATATCTGCAACCGACGTCACCTCAGGACTTATTAAGAAAATGATTTTGAAGATGTAGGAGTTAGCAACctatttacaataaaacataCCTTAAGTATAGTCTCCTCGCTCGCGGATCCGAAGCGCTTGCGCACCGAGCGCGGCGACTGCGGCGCTTGCGTTGCTGGCGACTCGGAATTGGCTGTAAACATTaccatacataaaaaatattacatttttagtacTTTTGAACTTACTTTAATAGATTGATTAGCATCAATAGACGTTTTTTTTCTACTCGCCGACAgcaattcttgaattaagaaacgcgcatgtgacacccttaatataggaacatccatagactacgaaaaccgcTTAGCGTTACTTCTTAGTCtacataggctacggtggctaaaatcgagaaaaaaactgtttaaaaattgaatttaggaAGGGGCAAgcaccagggcctcatgagttacgaggtGTCGTTGACCAGCCCGCCGGGCCACGGCCGGGGAGCGTACGAGTATGAAGCTATCGTGGCTGCTCGCGTATCTTAGCTGTATACTTTTGCTTTGtttactagtttaaagtattatttttgttaacttgtagaaaaagtattgtatacaatagtgatataatcaagcttttcaatctcgtaccttacttacggtactcgactgaaaagctctctattatatcacgattgtataaaaaacTATTAGAATTATGTCAACTTACGCGTAGTGCCATTACAGGTGTTGGGAAGGCGGTGTGGTAGTGTGGCGGCGCGCTCCCACGTCTTCAGGGGTGTGGAGTTGGCGCTGTTGTCGCCTGACGACTCCTGAAACAGGTACGTTACAAGTGTTACAACTGTTACCAAAAGGAACGGACATGTTTTCTCTAGAGCTGCGCGAGGATGCGTAGCGAGGGATGCGTTTGTGAAGAAGAACGAATAGAAGCAAGGATAGCCTCGTTCAGCAAAATGAAATCGCAAGCGTATGCGATACCTATTTAGCATCGAAGACTTTGTGGTCCACGTTTATCACCGTTAGGTTGGTCGTCGTCGGTTGTCACCGTTAGGTTGGTCATCGTTGTTTGTCACCGTTAGGTTGGTCATCGTCGGTTGTCAACGTTAGGTTGGTCATCTTCGGCTGTCACTGTTAGGCTGGGCATCTTCGGCTGTCACCGTTAGGTTGGTCATCTTCGGTTGTCTCCGTTACACGTATGTGACAGGTGTGGTACCTCGGCGCGGTCGAGGTGCGCCCGGCGGCGGGCCAGCGTGCGCTGCATCTCGTGCATCATGCAGTGCATGTTGTTGTTGCCGCGCGCGCTGCCGCCCGAGCTGGACGACGAGCCCGAGTGCTCCGCGCCGCCGGGAGGGGACGCGTCCGCGCTCGCCGCGAGAGTCACCGCTTGCTGGAAATGTAAGGACGAGGGTTAACAGAGTAATCAGTAAAGGACTGTGACACTAAAGGGCTTTGGAAAACATTTAGGTTCGGTTGCGTCTAACCATCTATCAACGTAACGATAATCAGTTAAAATTCATCAGCTAAGAGCATGACAGTTAaatctttaattaaaaaatgatATTTGCTGTAGTTGCAGAACAACTTTGCCATCCTGAATTGGAACAGTCCAAAGCAAAATTTCTTTAAcgatttgatttattatttCTAACGACTCGGCCATCCTGACTTATAAACGTCCTTGGTGAATTAGTGATATTCGATCTACTACTCGGCCATTCTGACTTAAAGTAGACCTTGGTAATTTTCGTTCTCGGCCTTCGCCATACTGACACACGACCACAGTCCCAGGGGCCTCTTACCTTAGCTTGTCGCTTGAGTCTCGCCTGCTGCAGCTGGGCAGCCAGCCCAGATAGGTCGGGTTGCGCGGGTTGTGGTGGTGGTGGCGGCGGCGGAGGGGAGGCCACGGCGGGGGAGGGAGTAGCGCCCGGCGGGGGTGGAGGCGGGGGCGGACCCGCGGCCGCTGCGACCGGTGGCGCCGGCGGGGCGGCCGGCTGAAAAACGAAATATTTCTGAATAAGTATGTACATtaataaactaaatatataAGAAAGTAAAGACTTTCGCATATGCTTCTAGGATTGTTCAAATACTAACCGCTGGAGGTGGTTGCGGTGCGGCCGGGGGCGTCGGTGGCGCTACGGGACCCTGTACAAAATATAATCAACATAAATACTATTCTTATGAAGTACATACACTTACAATTGTAACTTTTATCTCAAATGCTTACTAACGAcgcaaatttaaaaatcataTAAAAACAATAGTTATACAACAATTTACTTGTTATATCTCACTTGAGATAATAACGGAGTAAAAAACCTTTTGAGAATTATTTCGTTTAAAAGGCTTCTCAAGTCACTTCTAAGTACACTATTAACGCAGTGAACATATTCAAATAAGTCTTGACTATTTTTGCGGAGTACTCACATTAGGTGCGGGTAGATTTTGATGCGGCGGTACAGGCGGCGGTGCGGGCGGCCCGTTGTTCGCTGCCGTCAGGCACATGTTAGGCGGCATCGGTGCGCTGGTCAAAAATAAAGATGACACATTTAATATGGACAATGTTACatcaataatatacatattgttGATATTGTGGCAATggttgatggctcctctacacgatgggccaacgcggccactccaagggacccATTTATgctttagagggagcaagtgatattgctatctcattctaccgcatggctgcgtcccttggagtggccggcgttggcccatcgtgtagaggagccattagatgtGAAAGGAAATTATTTCTCAGCACATTTACGGCCAGCGCGACCTACGCGCTACGCTCGTATTTATTCCACTTTGTAGAGAAAAGCGCCTATGAGAACCCACTTAAGTCTTTGGTAGTGATCGTGCAAAAATTGTCTATGCTGGCTCATCGGCTTTTAGAGGATCTTGACCTCTGACTCTGATTTCTGAGGACATCAGTCCTAAGCCACATCACACCAGTTACATTTTCCAGGTAGTTAAATCTATGAGGACTTCATATGAGTCATGGAAGTCCCCTAATTTGATGCTCTGAGTACATACGCTTGTTTCACAGCGCAATAACATCCTATTCTTACCAGATGTCAATGCCAGCGGAGTTGTGAGAATTTCAATTCACCTAAAATATTTAGTATAGCTACTAATTGctccaaataaaagaaaagtttCAGGTCGCGTCATACCagaaggttaaggagttggcagaggaccggacgagttggagattgctccaccgacaagagcacagctcATAAATATAAAGAGAAGAAGAAGACTAATTCGTCCGACTCCATATTTTTCCGCCATCGCTTATTCTTCATTCCAGATTAATCCTTAGGGTCGGCACCAATAGTCAAGTTTAATTTCATAGCTTTTTGCTGACCGGCTTCTCGTGTCTATATAGTTGTGTGTAGATGTGCGTGTGTACCTGGAGGTGCGGTGGTGCGTGTGCGCGGGCTGCGAGGGCTGGTGCGGCAgcgtgtgcgtgtgcgcgtgcgcgggcgcgggcgcggcgtgcGGCGGCGGAGCTGGGGCGCCCGCGCCCGGGATTGGTTGCTGGTGCTGGAAATATTGATAAATGTTACGCAACAACtaatatagttatttacgatacaagtgtggaaaagagaaaattccgaccgaagggagtgttttaaatcgacacgagttgcgaattacttattcgcatgtgtatcgtacaacttttacaatacatatggccctttaaacttttgacatatgcacggaaagtgctattttacgctcTAGTGCaagaaaataggaccatatgtactgtgaAACGTTGAACGATACACATGCGAATACAAATCACCTTgtaactcgtgtcgatttaaaacactcccttcggtcgtatCGTAAATAATCTATTTTAATTCACTAATTTAGTAGAACAAGATGATATGttctaaattttatattttcaaaACGCAGAAGAAAATGCAGCAGTCTTAAACTTGTATACAACGCGAAACACGTTTTTTGCAAATTATTGATCGCcatagttttataataattgtcaaataaatatatatgccCTCACTAAAACTGGAGTGTATATGTGTGTAATAAAATACTCACGTACATTAATGTACATTACGCGAACTGTCACTGACCGAGCAACTTCTTACACTGAACCCGACTTGGACACATGTTCTCAAAGTTGAATATAATTAACTAATACTAATTATGCCGTAGTAATAAACACAAATGTTAATTAGCAAGGAACACAAATAGATTAACCAACATTTGCTAATATTTTTCGTTTTGTTGTAGTAGGCACTAATTAGTCTctaagtaattattatttttccaaCTGAGCCGCCGAAACATGAAATTATTACCATCCCTTGAGGATAGATTTTTTATTAAGTCGTAAACAACAAAGATTTAACTCTATACTTTCACTTTTACCGAGAGAGTTTTATAACTGGGTATTTTCAAATCAGCCCTTAGTCAAACAAACTGTCGAAAGAATCTATATAAATCCCGATAATCTGTCCGTCTTCGGTCCCGAGACTTGGAAAGCGTTAACCTGTTTACTGTCCGTGTCCCGTATATGGGTCACGGCAAACCTCTATCACAAAGCCGTAAGGTTGATAATTCAGATTAGGACAGTTCACGTTAAATGGGGAGTATGTATTACCGCGTGGTGTGGCGCGTGGTACTGGCTGGGCGGGTGGTACTGCGGGTGCTGGTGCTGTGGCGCGTGGTATGCCGGCTGCTGTAAAATCGCGGCGTCTTCGCGTGTCATCGTTCTAAAAAaagcatatttttatttttaaataattattaaacggTAATGCAAGAGCGATATAGCCAAAAAAGCGATGACTCGATGTCGTGAAAGCagatatgagcgtgaacgggctcacacgaggtgacgcccaggatcgcgcaagGTGGAGGAaggcaagtaggaaagcggaccctggcaaaggccgggaatggccgggataacgctaggtagaagaagaatgCAAGAGCGATATAGGTATAGATGAAGATCACCGGATTTACATTTTCGCGGAAGCATTTGCCGCTCATCGAAGGCGGAAATCAACTATTTAGGTGGTGAAAAGGAGGAATTTACTATCACAATGGTATTTGGAAACACTAATTATACGCAGAGAAAGTCGTGGGCGAAAGCTAGTTTTTTCACTAACACGATAGTGGCAAGCAATTAGCAGCCGTGTTCGTATAAGTGAGACAATTATTAGGAAATAATGGAGAAGTGGTTACCTGTAGCCCATATCTTCATCGTAGTGTTGGGTGTTGTTGTGTCCATTAAAAGGTACAGGCGGATTAGGCGGTTGTGGTGGTGGCGGCGCTGAGTTTCCGGTAGGTTTGTTTGCCAGGATCTAGAACAAATTAACATTGTATAGAAATatagtaaatatgtacctacattta contains:
- the LOC134675928 gene encoding protein enabled homolog codes for the protein MRRVKMNIDPDLGDLEEMLAHVQTQLENEIDLEMESKMTSLINVQESPKMVKRTSSFSRGESFEYRRPAPRPPLARVNSEINSGSKSLNGEYGALEKYHNQNGRGSQTSLKSDEMGSQISFQSFRSEPVQRLSVLSLPDKRGSCASLNGRGKTATLPRGYGSSKEKNWEEYWAHEQSISSARASVMVYDDGLKRWVPSGSSSGLSKVHIYHHTQHNTFRVVGRKLNDHEVVINCGIVRGLKYNQATATFHQWRDARHVYGLNFSCREDADSFARAMMHTLEILANKPTGNSAPPPPQPPNPPVPFNGHNNTQHYDEDMGYRTMTREDAAILQQPAYHAPQHQHPQYHPPSQYHAPHHAHQQPIPGAGAPAPPPHAAPAPAHAHTHTLPHQPSQPAHTHHRTSSAPMPPNMCLTAANNGPPAPPPVPPHQNLPAPNGPVAPPTPPAAPQPPPKYFVFQPAAPPAPPVAAAAGPPPPPPPPGATPSPAVASPPPPPPPPQPAQPDLSGLAAQLQQARLKRQAKQAVTLAASADASPPGGAEHSGSSSSSGGSARGNNNMHCMMHEMQRTLARRRAHLDRAEESSGDNSANSTPLKTWERAATLPHRLPNTCNGTTPNSESPATQAPQSPRSVRKRFGSASEETILKQVNGGGEGGGYVSAAEWEAFKQDMLREMRAQLTQIKREILDAMKAEFARR